CGGCTCGCTGTTGGGGGGCTTTGTGAGGCCACTGGATTAGATGGTGTGTGTTGGTACAAGGTCAACACGCATCATCAAGCTTGTAGGGGTAGTGACACTGTTTACTTATTAGACAGATGGTTTTGGATTGATACATATATTTGTTTTACCGGGTCATGTTAAATAATATAATAAAATGAATGCATGTATCGCTTCATGCAGGGTAATTcttctttttcaaaagaaaattacTCAAGAAAGTGTCCGTGGAAACCAGTAGTAGTAAAGATCAGCTGTACGCCTGTACCGAAAGGTGTAGTGCAAATGCATGGGGGTTGGATTGGATGGTCGTGTCCGTGGACGGACCGGACGAGCTGTTGGAAACACAGGACCAATTGTTCATTCACTCACATCGACCATTATTGTTGTGGATCGATTTCCTTGGATATAGGCACATTGATTGTTGCTCCGGCTCGATCCATCGGCCGAACCTCCTTCCTTCTTTATAAAAGCTTGCCAACTAATGACAGACAAGGGGTGCAATGCATGATCTGCTGCTGTGTGTCCAACTGCAACCATcttgctcttcttccttttgtttttgttCCATCATCGGAGAGTTATGCTCGGCAAGTACGCCTGCCTAAGTATACAGGCACGCACGCATTGACGCCTTCTTCATCATTCGCTGGGATTTGGGGGCAGCAGCTGCAGCCAGAATCTTGGCCGGGGACAGCCCGATGTGCCGCCAACACACGTCCACGTTCTCGTTGCTTTCACAGAAAACTCTTCTGTTTTCGGCGTGGAAAAGTCGTACCACGGCGTAACAAACTGACGTGACAGTTGACATACATTTACGGTGGCCAATCCGTGTTACTTTCATGGCAAATTAAGAACACTTTCTTTTTACCGTTCCCATGCAGGGGGAGTATAATAGTTGCACAAAAGCAGCTGTTTTCTTCGGGTAGATGATTGTTAATTAGGTGACCCGCGCACGATCGCAACAAAATCAACTCCATGATGATGATGTAATTACATACTCTGTCTGTCCGAACCAGTAGTGCCTCTCCTATCGCCAGCATCCCTCAGCACACGCAGCTAATCAAAGAATTCGTAACAAGGAAGAAGAAtcaagaaattcatgaaacttcaaAAAAGAAAGTAGAAAGCACACGGTGGTAAATAAGTAATGCCCTAAAGACACACGCAAGAAGACAAGATTCTCTTTTCTTCAGAATCTTCCGTAAATTACCGAACGGTCGCCATGCCGGCCGACACGATCGAGCCTCAGCTCTCTCGGATCGACCCGGCCGGCTTGAGCGGCCGATCGTCCGCCTCGTCGACCGAGATGCTCCGGCCAGGCCGTGGCATCGACGACGCCGACCCCGGGTCGGCGAGCTCCTGGATGCGGACGACGATCTCCGGCATCGCCGGCCGCTGGTCGGGGACCGGCACGGTGCAGTCCATGGCCAGCCGCAGCATCTCCACCATCTCCTCCTCCGCGCCCGGGTGCCTCAGCAGCTCCGTGTCGAACACCTCGGACGTCCACTCCTCGCGCACCACGGACCGCGCCCACCGCGGGAGGTCCACGCCCTCGTCGTGCAGCACGGCGTTCGTCGGCGCCTTCCCCGTCAGCATCTCCAGGAGCAGCACCCCGAAGCTGTACACGTCCGCCTTCTGCGACAGCCGCCGCGGGTCGGCGACCACCTCGGGGGCGCGGTACCCCGCCACGCGCATCGACGGCGCGCCGGCGGGGCCGACGAGGCTCGCCAGGCCGTGGTCGGCCACGCGCGCGTCCACCGACCGGCCGAGGAGTATGTTGGAGGACTTGATGTTGCCGTGCGCCACCTTGGAGCCCGTCGCGTGGATGTACTCCAGGCCGCGCGCCGAGGCCAGCGCGATCCGCCTCCTTGACTCCCAGCTCAGCGGCGATCGCCCGGCGCCACGGGTGCCTGAGAATCTCACCGGTTCAGAAATTTTGATCCAATTCGGAGCAGAGTTTGGAGCAAGAAAACAGAGAGAAATTTGATCCAGGAACACGCACCGTGAAGCATCGAGGAGAGGCTGCCCGTGGCGACGAACTCGTACACCATGAGCCGCTCGTCCTTGCTGAAGTAGTAGGCCTGCAGGGGCACCACGTTAGGATGGTCCAGCCCACCGATCGCCGCGATCTTGTCCCGGAACTCGCGCTCCGGCAGCGACGTCTCCTTGAGGCGCTTCACCGCCACCGccggcgccgtctccagcgcggcCTTGTACGTGGTACCGTACGTGCCCTTGCCAAGCACCTCGGCGGACGCGCGGAGCAGGTCCTCTAGATCGTAAGGCCTCGGCACCCTCCCGAAGAAGAAAAGCTTCTTCCGCCCCACGGAGACAGGGGCGACCGGAGGCGGCATTGAagcgggcggaggcggccgcgcgTCGGAGACCCGTGGAGTGTAGCTATTCGGGCTCATTGCCTCCTTGCTGTGCAGGGCCAGCTCCGCCGCGACGGCGTCCTGGCTGCGGTAGGTTCTTCTTGGCTTGCGGCGGAGGGCGCCGCAGGCAAGGACCAGAACGGCGGCGATAAGCAGAAAGCCCAAAGCGCAGCCGATCACAATGCCCGCGATGGCACCGCCGGCGAGGTGTCGCCGGCCTCGCCCGCGGCTGTTTCCCGCGACCGCGGCTTCGGGGGCAACCGTGGGAGGCTGGGACGGTGGTTGGGTAGATGGTGTTCGACACGGCGGGAGGGGCTTGCCACACAGTGTCGTGCCGAGGAAAGACGTGGCGGGCATGCCGCCGAAGCCTTTAGGAACCTCGCCGGTGAGGTCGTTGAAGGAGACGTTAAAAGACAAGAGGGATGGTATGTCGACGTTCGGCAGCTCTTTGGTGAAGAGGTTGCCCTCCAAGAAGAGCAGCTGCAGCTTCCCGCTCTTGGCAATGGCGGGCGGTATTCTCCCGGAGAGCCGGTTTTCAGCGAGGTTTAGCTGCGTCAACGCCGGGAGGGAGAGAATCGCGTCCGGGAGCTCACCGGAGAAGTGGTTGGACTGCAGGTTGATGACCCGCAGCTTGACGCAGGAGGCCAGGTCGGCCGGCAGCGGGCCGGAGAGCGCGTTGAAGCGCAGGGACAGCACGGTGAGCCTGGTGAGGCCGCCGAGCGCGCCGACGGGGACGGAGCCGCGGAGGCCGTCGCCGGGCAGGTGGAGCCCCGTGACGCGGCCGCCGGAGCAGACGACGCCGGTCCAGGAGCACGTCTGCCGGGACGCGTTCCAGGACACGGACGCCGACCCGAAGGGCGCGATGAAGGCCTGCAGCGCCGCGGTGTCGGACGCCAGGTCGTCGGCGGCGCGCGCCGCGCCCAAGGCCACGGCGAGGAGCAACGCCAGCGCGGCGGCTACCGGCGGAGGCATGGCTGCGGTGGCCCCTTGGTCGATCACACCATgtgagggagaggagaggtggGGAGGGACGAAACAAGAAAGCAGAATATCGGAAAGAAGCTTCACAAATGGCTCGTTTGGCGacaaggggaagaagacttgaggAGGGCGGGCGGACTCACTTCCACAAAACGATGTCGCAAATCCGCAACCACATTCTTGGTCCGACTGTTGTCGGCCGTTCGATAAAACGTTGGACGGCCGAGATCGCACGCCTGCCCGCGGTCGCCGATCCTACTCCTGGTCCAGTTGACGCTGACGGCACGAGAATAGTTCGATGATCTGGAGTACAACTCAACTCAACAGTGCGTGAAAAGGATCAGCGAAAATAGTTGCATGTTTGAATTTTGGGCAGTTGTTGCTAGCTGCTGCTCTTGAGATCCACTGCTTTGTAGGCCAATGTGATGAACTCGAATCCCTGGCCATTTTCCTGCTGACATATCCCCGGCGCAGTTCGCTTCGTGGACCGGTTCACTCGATGATGTGTGGAGCTGTGGACGTGGACGGCGTCGTGCAGCCGTGCGCGACGAAGTAAACCGGTCCCTGGAGGCCGGAGCCGTAACTGTCGAGAGCGTTGTGTGGTGGCCTGTAAATGTCATGATGGCGTCGGGTGTAGGAAAAATTGGAGCGAGTGTGTGATGATCGTCTGTCAGTTACCGTCCGTTGAACGAGTAACTTCTGAGCAATGCTGAATAcatggttcttcttcttcttcttcttcaaaaggaaaaaaaaaagactTCTGAGCAATGCTGAGCTAGGAACGTGCATTTCCTTCGTAAGTGCAGAATCGAATTGGCCAAACGGCCAAAAGAACTAGGAATAGCCGAGAGCCAATGGTGGTCAGAGTCAGTCACATCGCGTTCTTCGTTTGTCGACATATTTTGCAACCATGGGGTACATAATTTAAGAGCAAAGTATTTTCTCGATGGTGAATGCAAACTTAAAAAAGGGATTCTCTTTTAATTGGCAAAGTATTATGGGGGGAGTCAATTCTTTAAAGCATGGTTATATCTGGCGAGTGGGCAATGGATCAAATATTGATATTTAGGAAGATGAATGAATCCCAAATTGCCATAATAGGAACATTATTACTCCAAGGGGGGACACCTCTGTCAAGGTTCTCTGATCTTATTGATCGACCTGGTGAGACAAATGTTATGCTCAATTAATGCTCAGCGCGTCCTTGAGATTTCTCTTTCTTTGGATGATATGTCAGATTTTATATCGTTGAGCTACAAAAAAGAAGTTCATTGTTCAATCAGCTTATTTTCCGGAATGGGACTACCAACACGGGAGTAAACTTCGACATACTAATGGTACGAGACAAATTGATGTTAATCCTATTTGATCTAACATTGGAAATTATCTTGTTCGGCA
This region of Triticum aestivum cultivar Chinese Spring chromosome 2D, IWGSC CS RefSeq v2.1, whole genome shotgun sequence genomic DNA includes:
- the LOC123053557 gene encoding probable inactive receptor kinase RLK902 — protein: MPPPVAAALALLLAVALGAARAADDLASDTAALQAFIAPFGSASVSWNASRQTCSWTGVVCSGGRVTGLHLPGDGLRGSVPVGALGGLTRLTVLSLRFNALSGPLPADLASCVKLRVINLQSNHFSGELPDAILSLPALTQLNLAENRLSGRIPPAIAKSGKLQLLFLEGNLFTKELPNVDIPSLLSFNVSFNDLTGEVPKGFGGMPATSFLGTTLCGKPLPPCRTPSTQPPSQPPTVAPEAAVAGNSRGRGRRHLAGGAIAGIVIGCALGFLLIAAVLVLACGALRRKPRRTYRSQDAVAAELALHSKEAMSPNSYTPRVSDARPPPPASMPPPVAPVSVGRKKLFFFGRVPRPYDLEDLLRASAEVLGKGTYGTTYKAALETAPAVAVKRLKETSLPEREFRDKIAAIGGLDHPNVVPLQAYYFSKDERLMVYEFVATGSLSSMLHGTRGAGRSPLSWESRRRIALASARGLEYIHATGSKVAHGNIKSSNILLGRSVDARVADHGLASLVGPAGAPSMRVAGYRAPEVVADPRRLSQKADVYSFGVLLLEMLTGKAPTNAVLHDEGVDLPRWARSVVREEWTSEVFDTELLRHPGAEEEMVEMLRLAMDCTVPVPDQRPAMPEIVVRIQELADPGSASSMPRPGRSISVDEADDRPLKPAGSIRES